A genomic segment from Dermatobacter hominis encodes:
- a CDS encoding alpha/beta hydrolase: protein MGTPELSSLDDHRGGPHPRDRTSLLHRAARTLLAAPAPVLDRLIGAPPVVVDGRVLDRRVQALLSLGERLAPSTESARSFDVEVRRRQMDRMATAGMPARQGLHVVERRIGGPGSELALRIYRPFGLGPTPPAIVYFHGGGWAVGSLDSYDGTCRLVADDAGCVVVAVAYRLAPEHPYPAAYEDCLATYRWVLAHARELDVDAERVGVMGDSAGGNLAAAVALSTRDSDVPPPRVQALVYPATEASLDRRSHQLFSEGFGLTRADMEWYRGMYLPDASTWDLPTVSPLRAPSVEGVAPAVVATAGFDPLRDEGMAYAQRLDDAGVAVWSRCYDDMVHGFFGMGVLPECLGMATEIARATGALLRS from the coding sequence ATGGGAACGCCCGAGCTCTCCTCGCTGGACGACCACCGCGGCGGCCCGCACCCGCGGGACCGGACGTCGTTGCTGCACCGGGCCGCACGGACGCTGCTCGCCGCGCCCGCCCCGGTGCTCGACCGCCTCATCGGCGCGCCGCCGGTCGTCGTCGACGGGCGCGTGCTCGACCGGCGGGTCCAGGCGCTCCTCAGCCTGGGCGAGCGGCTGGCGCCGTCGACGGAGTCGGCCCGCTCGTTCGACGTGGAGGTCCGCCGACGGCAGATGGACCGGATGGCGACGGCGGGGATGCCGGCGCGGCAGGGCCTGCACGTGGTCGAGCGGCGCATCGGCGGTCCGGGCTCGGAGCTGGCGCTGCGGATCTACCGGCCGTTCGGGCTCGGGCCGACGCCGCCGGCGATCGTGTACTTCCACGGGGGCGGGTGGGCGGTCGGCTCGCTCGACTCCTACGACGGCACCTGCCGGCTGGTCGCCGACGACGCCGGCTGCGTGGTGGTCGCCGTGGCCTACCGGTTGGCGCCCGAGCACCCCTACCCCGCGGCCTACGAGGACTGCCTCGCCACGTACCGATGGGTGCTCGCCCACGCCCGGGAGCTCGACGTCGACGCGGAGCGCGTCGGCGTCATGGGCGACAGCGCCGGGGGGAACCTCGCCGCCGCCGTCGCGCTGAGCACCCGCGACTCCGACGTGCCCCCGCCCCGGGTGCAGGCCCTCGTCTACCCGGCGACCGAGGCCAGCCTGGATCGCCGGTCGCACCAGCTGTTCTCCGAGGGGTTCGGCCTGACCCGGGCCGACATGGAGTGGTACCGCGGCATGTACCTCCCCGACGCCTCGACCTGGGACCTGCCGACCGTGTCGCCGCTGCGGGCGCCGTCGGTCGAGGGCGTCGCGCCGGCGGTCGTGGCGACCGCAGGGTTCGACCCGCTGCGCGACGAGGGCATGGCCTACGCGCAGCGGCTCGACGACGCGGGGGTCGCGGTGTGGTCGCGCTGCTACGACGACATGGTCCACGGGTTCTTCGGCATGGGCGTCCTGCCCGAGTGCCTGGGCATGGCGACCGAGATCGCCCGCGCCACCGGCGCCCTGCTCCGCTCCTGA
- a CDS encoding N-acyl-D-amino-acid deacylase family protein, whose product MAADVVIRGGTVVDGTGAPGRRADVAIADGVITEVGERVDVPTGAEVLDASDRVVSPGFVDVHTHYDAQVFWDPDLTPSVHHGVTSVVAGNCGFSIAPITPDTTGLLARTLQHVEDMSLDTLTVGVPWDEFETFPQYLDAVERRSPALNFGCYVGHTALRLWAMGDEAYEREPTGAELERMRSAVADAMAAGAMGFATSASPTHNGDGGRPVPSRRADLDELRTLMSPLREAGRGVVAMLPGGVFSNEQVFDLQREVGRPFTWTALLTIKGIPYHERVIEEHDAARATGVEVWPQVSCRPLVFQVNLEEPFTLNTRDTFRELMGGSREARLAAYRDPAWRERARADLEGRGFLPFNFSSLSVAESERHPELVGRGIVEIAEERGCGPLDVLLDLSLEDDLRTRFWSVLANDDPEAIEWLLPRDGVLLGLADSGAHVSQLCDACFSTDLLGNWVRERDVMPLERAVHKLTAEPAAVFGLRDRGVIEVGRAADVAVFDPATIAPGPLRRIVDFPADGERLTADEPTGMDHVLVNGVAVRRDGAPTGERPGAVLRS is encoded by the coding sequence GTGGCAGCAGACGTCGTGATCAGGGGTGGGACCGTCGTCGACGGGACCGGGGCGCCGGGACGGCGCGCGGACGTGGCGATCGCCGACGGGGTGATCACCGAGGTCGGCGAGCGGGTGGACGTTCCCACCGGGGCCGAGGTGCTCGACGCGTCGGACCGCGTCGTGTCGCCGGGCTTCGTCGACGTGCACACCCACTACGACGCCCAGGTGTTCTGGGACCCCGACCTGACGCCCTCGGTCCACCACGGGGTGACGTCGGTCGTCGCCGGGAACTGCGGGTTCAGCATCGCCCCGATCACCCCCGACACCACCGGGCTGCTGGCCCGGACGCTCCAGCACGTCGAGGACATGAGCCTGGACACGTTGACGGTCGGCGTGCCGTGGGACGAGTTCGAGACCTTCCCGCAGTACCTGGACGCGGTCGAGCGCCGCTCCCCCGCGCTCAACTTCGGCTGCTACGTCGGCCACACGGCGCTGCGCCTGTGGGCCATGGGCGACGAGGCCTACGAGCGAGAGCCCACCGGGGCCGAGCTCGAGCGGATGCGGTCCGCGGTGGCCGACGCGATGGCGGCGGGCGCGATGGGCTTCGCCACGAGCGCATCGCCCACCCACAACGGCGACGGCGGCCGGCCCGTGCCGAGCCGGCGCGCCGACCTCGACGAGCTCCGCACGCTCATGTCGCCGCTGCGGGAGGCCGGGCGGGGCGTCGTGGCGATGCTGCCCGGCGGGGTGTTCTCGAACGAGCAGGTCTTCGACCTGCAGCGCGAGGTGGGTCGGCCGTTCACGTGGACCGCGCTGCTGACGATCAAGGGCATCCCGTACCACGAGCGGGTGATCGAGGAGCACGACGCCGCCCGGGCGACCGGCGTGGAGGTGTGGCCGCAGGTCTCGTGCCGGCCGCTGGTGTTCCAGGTCAACCTCGAGGAGCCGTTCACGCTGAACACGCGCGACACGTTCCGCGAGCTGATGGGCGGCTCCCGCGAGGCGCGGCTCGCCGCCTACCGCGACCCTGCGTGGCGGGAGCGGGCGCGTGCGGACCTCGAGGGCCGTGGGTTCCTGCCGTTCAACTTCTCGTCGCTGTCGGTCGCCGAGTCGGAGCGCCACCCGGAGCTCGTCGGCCGCGGCATCGTCGAGATCGCCGAGGAGCGCGGCTGCGGTCCGCTCGACGTGCTGCTCGACCTGTCGCTCGAGGACGACCTGCGGACGCGGTTCTGGTCGGTGCTGGCCAACGACGATCCCGAGGCGATCGAGTGGCTCCTCCCCCGTGACGGCGTGCTGCTCGGCCTCGCCGACTCCGGCGCGCACGTCAGCCAGCTGTGCGACGCGTGCTTCAGCACGGACCTGCTCGGCAACTGGGTGCGCGAGCGCGACGTGATGCCGCTCGAGCGGGCCGTGCACAAGCTGACCGCCGAGCCGGCCGCCGTGTTCGGCCTCCGGGACCGTGGCGTGATCGAGGTCGGCCGCGCCGCCGACGTCGCCGTCTTCGACCCCGCCACGATCGCCCCCGGCCCGCTCCGGCGGATCGTCGACTTCCCCGCCGACGGCGAGCGCCTGACCGCGGACGAGCCGACCGGCATGGACCACGTGCTCGTCAACGGCGTGGCCGTCCGGCGCGACGGCGCCCCGACCGGCGAGCGGCCCGGCGCGGTGCTGCGGTCGTGA
- a CDS encoding methyltransferase domain-containing protein → MPTVEPVMPFSDVDAADAAELVSMMDATDRWPAVRAARDWVLERAGTGGRSLDVGAGPGTFHAGAGPRWTGVDVDAAAAMVAADRTRHPDALVVRADGERLPIATGTVDLVHAERVLQWAPDPGAILHELVRVAAPSGLVAVTDTDWSTLSVDHPDDDAAARLSAAALRWVRWPTLARTVPRRLVALGLDDVEVRAGAVTLSGWEPDAPGQEDGPPGLPLRTIAAAAGPGGPAAHDVDRLGTLARTGRFLATLTVVTTMGRRPR, encoded by the coding sequence ATGCCGACGGTGGAGCCGGTGATGCCGTTCAGCGACGTGGACGCGGCCGACGCCGCCGAGCTGGTGTCGATGATGGACGCCACCGACCGCTGGCCCGCCGTGCGGGCCGCACGCGACTGGGTCCTCGAGCGCGCCGGCACCGGCGGGCGGTCCCTCGACGTCGGCGCCGGACCCGGGACCTTCCACGCCGGCGCCGGACCGCGGTGGACCGGCGTCGACGTCGACGCCGCCGCGGCCATGGTCGCAGCGGACCGGACCCGGCACCCCGACGCCCTCGTCGTCCGTGCCGACGGCGAGCGCCTGCCGATCGCCACCGGCACCGTCGACCTCGTCCACGCCGAGCGGGTCCTGCAGTGGGCGCCCGACCCCGGCGCGATCCTGCACGAGCTCGTGCGCGTCGCCGCCCCCTCGGGGCTGGTGGCCGTGACCGACACGGACTGGTCGACGCTGTCGGTCGACCACCCCGACGACGACGCCGCGGCCCGGCTGTCGGCGGCCGCCCTGCGGTGGGTGCGGTGGCCGACGCTCGCCCGCACGGTGCCGCGCCGGCTGGTGGCCCTCGGCCTCGACGACGTCGAGGTCCGCGCCGGCGCCGTCACCCTCTCGGGATGGGAACCGGACGCCCCCGGTCAGGAGGACGGCCCGCCCGGCCTGCCGCTGCGGACGATCGCGGCAGCGGCGGGCCCCGGAGGGCCCGCCGCGCACGACGTGGATCGGTTGGGGACGCTGGCCCGGACCGGGCGGTTCCTCGCGACGCTGACGGTGGTCACCACGATGGGCCGCCGGCCCCGGTGA
- a CDS encoding LLM class flavin-dependent oxidoreductase, with the protein MEFGIFSNGYVPGPAAHDSESEHLALMREIELAIHADKHNWKYVWFGEHHALTEYSHLSAPEVVIGYVAHATERIHMGTAIMNISPRVNHPVRAAERAAMMDHLTGNRYEWGTGRGAGSHEIASFNILDKNSTKAEWEEVAPEIPRMWEEEDYEFHGEHFEVPYPHNILPKPYGKGHPPIWMACGNPPSFARAGELGLGAIAFNFEPIFDMKGRLDAYKEAAAGCTEPLGQYQNNNIMMTNAVVCLNDRKRAREIAMSRGRGYLNTMVALYHDTMPKREGAPVWPQPPFRIPSEEVLDQLIAGGWMLCGTPEEVLEQVNNYQSVGVDQLVFGFPPEGVTHEENLEMIELFGSQVIPEFDKDPVHSTTRMRETAKPKYQRWNQPFSEVVVEAEPVLPESAIIQN; encoded by the coding sequence GTGGAATTCGGCATCTTCTCGAACGGCTACGTGCCCGGGCCGGCGGCCCACGACAGCGAGTCCGAGCACCTCGCCCTCATGCGCGAGATCGAGCTCGCCATCCACGCCGACAAGCACAACTGGAAGTACGTCTGGTTCGGCGAGCACCACGCCCTCACCGAGTACAGCCACCTGTCGGCGCCCGAGGTCGTGATCGGCTACGTGGCCCACGCCACCGAGCGCATCCACATGGGCACGGCGATCATGAACATCTCGCCGCGGGTCAACCACCCGGTCCGCGCCGCCGAGCGCGCCGCGATGATGGACCACCTCACCGGCAACCGGTACGAGTGGGGCACCGGCCGGGGGGCGGGCAGCCACGAGATCGCGTCGTTCAACATCCTCGACAAGAACTCCACCAAGGCCGAGTGGGAGGAGGTGGCCCCCGAGATCCCGCGCATGTGGGAGGAGGAGGACTACGAGTTCCACGGCGAGCACTTCGAGGTGCCGTACCCGCACAACATCCTCCCGAAGCCGTACGGCAAGGGTCACCCGCCGATCTGGATGGCGTGCGGCAACCCCCCGAGCTTCGCCCGGGCCGGCGAGCTCGGCCTCGGCGCCATCGCCTTCAACTTCGAGCCGATCTTCGACATGAAGGGCCGTCTCGACGCCTACAAGGAGGCGGCGGCCGGCTGCACCGAGCCCCTCGGGCAGTACCAGAACAACAACATCATGATGACGAACGCCGTCGTCTGCCTGAACGACCGGAAGCGGGCGCGCGAGATCGCGATGAGCCGCGGGCGCGGCTACCTCAACACGATGGTCGCCCTCTACCACGACACGATGCCCAAGCGCGAGGGCGCCCCGGTGTGGCCGCAGCCGCCGTTCCGGATCCCCAGCGAGGAGGTGCTCGACCAGCTCATCGCCGGCGGGTGGATGCTCTGCGGCACCCCCGAGGAGGTGCTCGAGCAGGTGAACAACTACCAGTCGGTCGGCGTCGACCAGCTGGTGTTCGGCTTCCCGCCCGAGGGCGTCACGCACGAGGAGAACCTCGAGATGATCGAGCTGTTCGGCAGCCAGGTCATCCCCGAGTTCGACAAGGACCCCGTGCACTCGACCACCCGCATGCGCGAGACGGCCAAGCCGAAGTACCAGCGCTGGAACCAGCCGTTCTCCGAGGTCGTGGTCGAGGCCGAGCCGGTCCTGCCGGAGTCGGCGATCATCCAGAACTGA
- a CDS encoding thiolase family protein — protein sequence MPTDIVIVSAARTPIATAYKGSLAGVDANTLAEVALGAAVERSGLPAGDFEDIGFGESMQGGGNVGRYAANQLGLTNVPAVATQRWCASGMAGTQWIAANIAAGMIDVGAAGGVESMSTAPATSKFGAPWLPAANLETPDAPPFNTAKGVGDNAARLAGVSRTEADEWAYRSHMNAVRAIDEGRFKNEIVPVELADGSLFEVDEHPRRTSTLEKLASLPLLNPDDEGATTTAGNSSGLNDAAAALVLVSSDYAAAHGLTPLARIRGWASASLTPAETGIAPSIAIPKALDKAGVSIGDIDSWEINEAFASVTVAAVKTLGLDADRVNVNGSGCSLGHPIGCTGARMIVTMLNELDRTDATFGAVAMCAAGGMASATVIERV from the coding sequence GTGCCCACCGACATCGTCATCGTCAGCGCCGCCCGCACGCCCATCGCCACCGCGTACAAGGGCTCGCTCGCCGGGGTCGACGCGAACACCCTCGCCGAGGTCGCGCTGGGCGCCGCCGTGGAGCGTTCCGGGCTCCCGGCCGGCGACTTCGAGGACATCGGCTTCGGCGAGTCCATGCAGGGCGGCGGCAACGTCGGCCGCTACGCGGCGAACCAGCTCGGCCTGACGAACGTCCCCGCCGTGGCCACCCAGCGCTGGTGCGCCTCGGGCATGGCCGGCACCCAGTGGATCGCCGCGAACATCGCGGCCGGCATGATCGACGTCGGCGCCGCCGGCGGCGTCGAGTCGATGTCGACCGCGCCGGCCACGTCGAAGTTCGGCGCGCCGTGGCTGCCCGCCGCCAACCTCGAGACGCCCGACGCGCCGCCGTTCAACACCGCCAAGGGCGTCGGCGACAACGCCGCCCGCCTCGCCGGCGTCAGCCGCACCGAGGCCGACGAGTGGGCCTACCGCTCGCACATGAACGCCGTGCGGGCGATCGACGAGGGCCGCTTCAAGAATGAGATCGTCCCGGTCGAGCTGGCCGACGGCTCGCTGTTCGAGGTCGACGAGCACCCGCGGCGCACCTCCACCCTCGAGAAGCTCGCGTCGCTCCCGCTCCTCAACCCCGACGACGAGGGCGCGACCACGACGGCCGGCAACTCGTCGGGCCTCAACGACGCGGCCGCCGCGCTGGTGCTGGTGTCGAGCGACTACGCGGCCGCCCACGGGCTGACCCCGCTCGCCCGCATCCGGGGCTGGGCCTCGGCCTCGCTGACGCCGGCCGAGACCGGCATCGCCCCGTCCATCGCCATCCCCAAGGCGCTCGACAAGGCCGGCGTCTCGATCGGCGACATCGACTCGTGGGAGATCAACGAGGCCTTCGCGTCGGTGACCGTCGCCGCGGTGAAGACGCTCGGCCTGGACGCGGACCGCGTCAACGTGAACGGCTCGGGCTGCTCGCTCGGCCACCCGATCGGCTGCACCGGTGCCCGGATGATCGTCACCATGCTGAACGAGCTCGACCGCACCGACGCCACGTTCGGCGCGGTCGCGATGTGCGCCGCCGGCGGCATGGCGTCGGCGACGGTCATCGAGCGGGTCTGA
- a CDS encoding PKD domain-containing protein, whose amino-acid sequence MGVRAVRHLLLGVVGAVALITTACVTPPTDPGGGTTTSTTTTLPSGEPTAVAGASPTVGDAPLIVDFESTGSSPGTGTGLTYSWDFGDGSPADTGPNASHVYANPGVYIAKLTMTNSDGSSTSPGITITVNVDPNPKYYVRPTGSTGSSCGPKLNPCSTINQALANATANGIHALRIAGGSYTETVSVPSAMEVIGGFKQDLSDFGADQVTTIYGTGTTNPVTFNGVANSSISGVSVQGVNRTSGNAVGVLVTGGATGIGIGDNDAATTTVGGGVGPQATGVLVTGGSFVNVENANVNSGTPTGAGSSAYGVRALGLSVVNVTLSTVTAQPGVAGTSASAAVPSQAASGCGGGGGGNASGPSSPGGGGGGGGCATYSGGTGGTGGDYSGSGSGGASGGGPAAGGGGGGGCGSLFGCGTGAGGGNPGGVGNGGGAGGAGSNAILANDLYAPTNGTAGSAGQAGSGGGGGGGGKSASASGGGGGGGGAGGNGGVAGTTGGQSGGGSFGVYASNATVNLSSSAVTSSAGGAGGSGSAGGRGGNGGNGGDGGSDSCCLAGGGGGGGGGGAGGGGGGAGGGAGGPSIAVLHVGVGSLSTTASSQSRPALTAQGGAGGAASAAATSGLGGFGNDTGGDGGSAAVGKVGPAGTNGPNGQLFRIWDNGTTTS is encoded by the coding sequence ATGGGCGTTCGGGCTGTGCGGCACCTGCTGTTGGGCGTGGTCGGGGCGGTGGCGTTGATCACCACCGCGTGCGTCACCCCACCGACGGACCCGGGGGGAGGGACGACCACCTCCACCACCACGACGCTCCCGTCGGGCGAGCCGACCGCCGTGGCCGGCGCCTCGCCGACCGTCGGCGACGCGCCGCTGATCGTCGACTTCGAGTCGACCGGCTCCTCGCCGGGCACCGGCACGGGCCTCACCTACTCGTGGGACTTCGGTGACGGCTCACCGGCCGACACCGGCCCGAACGCGTCGCACGTCTACGCCAACCCCGGCGTGTACATCGCCAAGCTGACGATGACGAACTCGGACGGCTCCTCCACGTCGCCGGGCATCACGATCACCGTCAACGTCGATCCGAACCCCAAGTACTACGTGCGCCCGACCGGTTCGACCGGCTCGTCCTGCGGTCCGAAGCTGAACCCCTGCTCGACGATCAACCAGGCCCTCGCCAACGCGACGGCCAACGGCATCCACGCGCTGCGGATCGCCGGCGGCTCCTACACCGAGACCGTCTCCGTGCCCTCGGCCATGGAGGTCATCGGCGGCTTCAAGCAGGACCTGTCCGACTTCGGAGCCGACCAGGTCACCACGATCTACGGCACCGGCACGACGAACCCGGTCACGTTCAACGGCGTGGCCAACTCGAGCATCAGCGGCGTGAGCGTCCAGGGCGTGAACCGGACGTCGGGCAACGCCGTCGGGGTCCTCGTGACCGGCGGCGCCACCGGCATCGGCATCGGTGACAACGACGCGGCCACCACCACCGTGGGCGGCGGCGTCGGGCCCCAGGCGACCGGCGTGCTGGTCACCGGCGGCTCCTTCGTCAACGTCGAGAACGCCAACGTCAACAGCGGCACCCCGACCGGCGCCGGCAGCAGCGCCTACGGCGTCCGCGCCCTCGGCCTGTCGGTCGTCAACGTCACGCTGTCGACGGTCACGGCCCAGCCCGGCGTCGCCGGCACGAGCGCCTCGGCGGCCGTGCCGTCGCAGGCCGCGAGCGGCTGCGGCGGTGGCGGCGGCGGCAACGCCTCCGGCCCGAGCAGCCCGGGTGGCGGCGGTGGCGGTGGCGGTTGCGCCACCTACTCCGGCGGCACCGGTGGCACCGGCGGCGACTACTCCGGTTCCGGGTCGGGCGGCGCGAGCGGCGGCGGTCCCGCTGCGGGCGGCGGTGGTGGCGGCGGCTGCGGCAGCCTCTTCGGCTGCGGCACGGGCGCCGGCGGCGGCAACCCCGGTGGCGTCGGCAACGGCGGCGGCGCCGGCGGTGCGGGCAGCAACGCCATCCTCGCGAACGACCTCTACGCGCCCACCAACGGCACGGCGGGCTCCGCCGGCCAGGCCGGCAGCGGTGGCGGCGGTGGTGGCGGCGGCAAGTCCGCCAGCGCCTCCGGTGGCGGCGGCGGTGGCGGCGGCGCCGGCGGCAACGGCGGCGTGGCCGGGACGACCGGCGGCCAGTCCGGCGGCGGCTCGTTCGGCGTCTACGCCAGCAACGCCACGGTCAACCTGAGCTCGTCGGCGGTGACGTCCTCCGCCGGCGGCGCGGGCGGCAGCGGCTCGGCCGGCGGTCGGGGCGGCAACGGCGGCAACGGCGGCGACGGCGGCTCCGACTCGTGCTGCCTCGCCGGCGGCGGCGGCGGCGGTGGCGGCGGTGGTGCCGGCGGCGGCGGCGGTGGTGCCGGTGGCGGTGCGGGCGGTCCGTCGATCGCGGTGCTGCACGTCGGCGTGGGCTCGCTGTCGACGACGGCCAGCTCGCAGTCCCGCCCGGCGCTGACGGCGCAGGGCGGCGCCGGTGGTGCGGCCTCGGCCGCGGCGACCTCCGGGCTCGGCGGCTTCGGCAACGACACGGGCGGCGACGGCGGCAGCGCTGCCGTCGGCAAGGTCGGTCCGGCGGGGACCAACGGCCCCAACGGCCAGCTGTTCCGCATCTGGGACAACGGCACGACCACCAGCTGA
- a CDS encoding translocation/assembly module TamB, translated as MTTIKRRLGSATLALALMTTVVVACTPGPSTPTPTTTPQAQLCEVWDKVEEAPPSETEAVLVKDDVVAMAEDTTVTGSSCTASNAKIALDGATLAEGEEVLSEQGNAASDKVAAVTGEEIAAGEPVLENISVNALSAELGIFNGAFGIRLRGNVNITLSGVTSTIGFVGTLNDLDNWSIQLSSTGLTIPGMTVTPVTFSGTLTVSHGQPSLDLTANASNVKIGDVSVTGASINLKASPTTGVSASVAGNIKVGPSTANGTVAVVFDRAGALVSAKADIAAHLVGTQAGGKKIDLQGQLKIDGNATQTAISFSGAGIVGDLQVNQANGSLTLATNKATFVGVLDVNQGPNVVRFNGSIVWDGITAYTPFLELEGAGEISGTLDDGSTFAVKGSLSTVVVGGQLRAVVTGDFQVGTLKAVGSATVETNGNTTRLEVDADLKDTGFAADLSGVVEITDGRAELIQLNAAVTGQVHLGDVTLSGANLSIASRYGSTLDVDFDGRLDVGSRATLLGSIGASFGPNGTLLRLEGQLSGSMQLDTWGIVDFSGSVVANPEQVTLTGSGGVNLINFPLGIQFNGSFTSRLDQPSWQLNGQGRFRIASIDVATARLSLSQAAGMKATRVGFYFTLIGIPFYFEADFYLKSTGGCEKVQLTGGSFLMRPLLSTVLDDVVGCPVYN; from the coding sequence GTGACCACGATCAAGCGGCGGCTCGGCTCCGCCACCCTCGCCCTGGCGCTCATGACCACCGTCGTGGTCGCGTGCACCCCGGGCCCCTCCACGCCGACGCCCACCACGACCCCGCAGGCCCAGCTCTGCGAGGTCTGGGACAAGGTCGAGGAGGCCCCGCCCTCCGAGACCGAGGCCGTGCTGGTCAAGGACGACGTCGTCGCCATGGCCGAGGACACCACGGTGACCGGCTCGAGCTGCACGGCGTCGAACGCCAAGATCGCGCTCGACGGCGCCACCCTCGCCGAGGGCGAGGAGGTGCTGTCGGAGCAGGGCAACGCCGCCTCGGACAAGGTCGCCGCCGTCACCGGTGAGGAGATCGCCGCCGGCGAGCCCGTGCTCGAGAACATCAGCGTGAACGCGCTGTCGGCCGAGCTCGGCATCTTCAACGGCGCCTTCGGGATCCGCCTCCGCGGCAACGTGAACATCACGCTGTCGGGGGTCACCTCGACGATCGGCTTCGTCGGCACGCTGAACGACCTCGACAACTGGTCGATCCAGCTGTCGTCGACCGGCCTCACGATCCCCGGCATGACGGTCACCCCGGTGACCTTCTCCGGCACCCTCACGGTCAGCCACGGCCAGCCGTCGCTCGACCTCACCGCGAACGCCTCGAACGTCAAGATCGGCGACGTCTCGGTCACCGGCGCCTCGATCAACCTCAAGGCCTCGCCGACCACCGGCGTGTCTGCGTCGGTCGCCGGCAACATCAAGGTCGGCCCGAGCACGGCCAACGGCACCGTCGCCGTCGTGTTCGACCGGGCCGGCGCCCTGGTCTCGGCCAAGGCCGACATCGCCGCCCACCTCGTCGGCACGCAGGCCGGCGGCAAGAAGATCGACCTCCAGGGCCAGCTGAAGATCGACGGCAACGCGACGCAGACCGCGATCAGCTTCAGCGGCGCCGGCATCGTCGGCGACCTGCAGGTGAACCAGGCCAACGGCTCGCTCACGCTCGCGACGAACAAGGCCACCTTCGTCGGCGTCCTCGACGTGAACCAGGGTCCCAACGTCGTCCGGTTCAACGGCTCGATCGTGTGGGACGGCATCACCGCCTACACGCCGTTCCTCGAGCTCGAGGGCGCCGGCGAGATCTCCGGCACGCTCGACGACGGCTCCACCTTCGCGGTGAAGGGCTCGCTGAGCACGGTGGTCGTCGGCGGCCAGCTGCGGGCCGTCGTCACCGGCGACTTCCAGGTCGGCACGCTGAAGGCGGTCGGCTCGGCCACGGTCGAGACCAACGGCAACACCACCCGCCTCGAGGTCGACGCCGACCTGAAGGACACGGGCTTCGCCGCCGACCTGAGCGGCGTCGTCGAGATCACCGACGGCCGGGCCGAGCTCATCCAGCTCAACGCGGCGGTGACCGGCCAGGTCCACCTCGGCGACGTGACGCTGAGCGGCGCGAACCTCTCGATCGCCAGCCGCTACGGCAGCACGCTGGACGTCGACTTCGACGGCCGCCTGGACGTCGGCAGCCGGGCCACCCTGCTCGGCTCGATCGGTGCCAGCTTCGGCCCGAACGGCACGCTGCTCCGCCTCGAGGGGCAGCTCAGCGGGTCGATGCAGCTCGACACCTGGGGCATCGTCGACTTCTCGGGCTCGGTCGTCGCCAACCCCGAGCAGGTCACGCTGACCGGCTCGGGTGGGGTCAACCTCATCAACTTCCCGCTCGGCATCCAGTTCAACGGGTCGTTCACGTCCCGCCTGGACCAGCCGAGCTGGCAGCTCAACGGCCAGGGCCGGTTCCGGATCGCCTCGATCGACGTGGCGACCGCCCGACTGAGCCTGTCGCAGGCGGCGGGCATGAAGGCCACCCGGGTGGGCTTCTACTTCACGCTGATCGGCATCCCCTTCTACTTCGAGGCCGACTTCTACCTGAAGTCGACCGGCGGCTGCGAGAAGGTCCAGCTCACCGGTGGCAGCTTCCTGATGCGCCCGCTGCTGAGCACGGTGCTCGACGACGTCGTCGGCTGCCCGGTCTACAACTGA